Below is a genomic region from Bacteroidia bacterium.
GTGACCGCACCAACATTTATGATAAATGAGAGCAGTTGACTATCTCCAAAATCAAACAATAATTCCGATATCATCGTGAAGAGGATGATGATGGCGATGTTGATGAAATTGTTGGAGATAAGAATTGTGGCCAGCAAAAGCCGTGGCCGCAACAATAAGTTGTGGATGGCCTGGTAGCGGCTGTTGTTACTTTTATCCAGGTCATTGAGTTGCTTTGGCTTCAGAGAAAAAAAGGCAGTCTCTGATCCTGAAACCAGCGCAGACGCAAGGATCAGGGATAAAAGCAAAAATATAAAGAGATAAAACCTGAGGGGGACAGGGTTGATCAGGATTTCTATCAGAAAGCTACTCTGTCGGTATAAATCGCCTTCTATATTTTCCAACTTAAGATTAATTTGTTAGACAAAATCAGAAAGGAAGATCATCCTCTTCTGAACCAGCGTCAGACGCTTCAGGGGTGGGACTTCCTGATTGCACAGAACTGCTGTAATTGTTGCCGCCTTGTCCATCACTTTCTCTTTTTTCAAAAGGAATAATATTATCTGTTAATATTTCAGTGATGTAGCGCTTGTTTCCATCTTTATCATCCCAGCTCCGGGAGCGGATTTTTCCTTCGATAAAGACTTTACTGCCCTTTTTTAACTGTTTCTCAGAAACATCTGCCATCCATCGCCAGGCCACTATATTATGCCATTCCGTTACTTCCTTTCTGTCTCCGGAGCGATCCTTATAGACTTCCGTAGTAGCTAAGGGAAATTGTGCTACTGATTGATCATTCACATGACGGATTTCAGGGTCTTTGCCTAAGTTGCCGATTAGCTGTACTTTGTTAATTGAATAAGCCATTTGTCTGGGTATTAAAGTTAAAAGAAATTTTTTGAGCGCTGAAATTACATTTTTTCTTTTAAAAAGTTCTGAATCAGCTTAGGCTGCGGATAATGGCCAATTTCATCTTCGGCAACCCAGATGATATCGCTCGAAGCCGGAATCTCAACCGGACCTTTTGCCTCATAAAAACGGGCTTGTATTCTTTGATGTGTCAATTGATGTATCAGGTTTTC
It encodes:
- the ssb gene encoding single-stranded DNA-binding protein: MAYSINKVQLIGNLGKDPEIRHVNDQSVAQFPLATTEVYKDRSGDRKEVTEWHNIVAWRWMADVSEKQLKKGSKVFIEGKIRSRSWDDKDGNKRYITEILTDNIIPFEKRESDGQGGNNYSSSVQSGSPTPEASDAGSEEDDLPF